A region of the Bombyx mori chromosome 22, ASM3026992v2 genome:
ACATGGAAGATTGCAGCAACAGGGACCTGGctaaggcgatagtggaagcgGTGAGGAGCGTGACGACCAAGGAGCTGCCACCACAACCCGACTACATGCACCAGTTGCCGACGTTCGAAGGCGACTGCAGGGAGTGGGTGGCCTTCAAGGCTGTCTACGAGGATACCGCTCCACTCTTCTCAAGCGCTCAAAACATGGCGCGGCTGAGAAGAGCGCTGAAAGGACAAGCCAGGGAAGGAGTTCGCAGCCAGCTGTACTCCGAGAGCACACCGGAGGAAGTAATGGAATCACTGCGGCGGTGCTATGGAAGGGCGGACGCTTTAGTCTTAGCGGAGCTAGACCGCATACGAAGGCTTCCGACGATAAGCGACTCCGCCTACGACATTTGCTCACTGGCGAGCAATGTTAACAATACCGTCGCAGCGATCAGGGGACTGCGGAAACCCCAATATTTGATGTCGCCCGAACTGCTGAAGAGCATCGTCGACAAGATGCCGACCATCCTGAGGTTCCGGTGGTACGACCACATTATCGATAAGACTGAAGGAGACCCGGACCTCAACACGATGTGCGGCTTCCTGAACAAGATGGCGGACCGGTGCGGGCCACACGCCGTGGCCGAGGTGGCACCGAAAAGACAAGCATTGAGGCGACAGGCGACGAACGCCACAACCGACTGCACCGAGCGCGCAACTTCGGACAGAGTAATAATAGACAAGCCGGCGTGCCCGCAGTGCAAGGAAGGGCACCCGCTGTACGATTGTCCGAGGTACAAGGGAGCTGCGGTGCAGGAACGATGGAGAATGGCCAAGGAGTCGCGCCTATGTTACAAGTGCCTCAACGGTAAGCACCGGAAGCAAACATGTCAACGACCGCCATGCCGCACGTGCAAGCGCTGGCATCACCACTCGCTACACAACGAGAAGCCGGAGACAGAGCCAGCAGAGAACAGGGAAGTCGCGAACAACGTGCGACTTCCCATCAATTGCACGCGGATCAGCAGGGCGTACTTGAAGATGGTGCCCGTTGAAGTGTACGGGCCATCGGGATCGACGACGGTGCTGGCCCTGCTGGACGAAGGCTCCACGGTAACTCTCCTGGACTCGAGCGTGGCGAAGCAGATTGGCCTGAAGGGACCCAAGGAGACGCTCCGCCTTGAGACCGTGGGCGGGAAGACCCTGACAAAGAAGGACTCGATGAAGCTTAACATCCGAGTTCGAGGGCTTCACCAGCGGCAGAAGAGGACGATCGTCGGAGCGCGCACAATGGATGACATGAGCCTTGCACCCCAGCGACTGAAGAGGGAAACCATCGAAGGCTACGCGCACCTGAGGAGCCTGGCGGACCAGTTATGTTACGATGAACAATCCCCCCAACTATTGATCGGGCAGGACAACTGgggactcatcgccgccaagaCGACGCGCAGGGGCAGGAGGAACCAGCCGGTAGCCTCATTCACCCAATTGGGATGGGTGCTACATGGTCTCGATGGCAACAACGCCAAAGAGGCCAACTTCCTCACCTGCGCCCATGTATCGATGCGTGAAGAGGCCTTGGACAGACAGGTGAAGGAGTACTTCATGATAGAGTCGAACCCAAGCGTCCGAGCACGGATATGGAGGCGAAGGCGCTCGACATCTTGGAGAAGGAGGACGACAGAGGTCGGAGACGCGAGGACGGCCGCTTCGAAGCTTGGACCTACAATCCCTGTTCGGAGTGTTATTGCGGTTCCGGCAAAGGCTCGTCACGGTTGTCGCGGACATCAAGGAGAGGTTCCTGCAGATAAGGATCAGGGACGTGGACCGCGACAACCCAAGATTCCTCTATAGAGAAGATCGACGCGAGGCCGCTCCAAAGAGTATAGAATGACGTCAGTCATATTCGGAGCGGCCTGTTCACCGAGCGCGGCGTCGTTCGTTACAAATAAGAATGCCAAGGATTACAGACATCGATATCCAGAAGCCGCGCGGGCAATAGAAGGCGCTGCATTCTGGCGAGCCTCGCAGGCTGTGTGACCCCAGGAGACATAGAGCTGGGGTCGAAGGAAGAAAAGACCCTGGGCCTGCGGTGGTTCTACGAGTCGGACGAGATGGGATTCCGGACACATCCACGAGACCCAAAGGATATAGAAGCACGGACCCCGACCAAACGAGAAGTGACTAGCGCGGTAATGTCAACCTTCGACCCTATGGGGCTGGCATCATCGTGCTAATAGAAGGGAAAGCGCTCATTCAGAGCATTTGGCGGAGCGGGATCGACTGGGACGACGTCATCCTGGAAAAGGACGAGGTGGCGTGGAAACCTTCGCATGCTGCAAGGCCTCCGAATGGCAAGGTGCTTCTCGTGCTGCAACACTGAGGGGGAGCTGCACACGTTCACCGACGCCAGCGAGAAGGCCTACGCGTGTGCAGTCTATTGGCGTCAGAAGGCAGACGAGAGCACCTACCGCGTCACGCTTCTAGCAGGGAAAGCCAGGGTGACCCCACTGAGACCAGTCTCCATCCCAAGGCTGGAGCTGCAAGCTGCGC
Encoded here:
- the LOC119630264 gene encoding uncharacterized protein LOC119630264, with protein sequence MAKESRLCYKCLNGKHRKQTCQRPPCRTCKRWHHHSLHNEKPETEPAENREVANNVRLPINCTRISRAYLKMVPVEVYGPSGSTTVLALLDEGSTVTLLDSSVAKQIGLKGPKETLRLETVGGKTLTKKDSMKLNIRVRGLHQRQKRTIVGARTMDDMSLAPQRLKRETIEGYAHLRSLADQLCYDEQSPQLLIGQDNWGLIAAKTTRRGRRNQPVASFTQLGWVLHGLDGNNAKEANFLTCAHVSMREEALDRQVKEYFMIESNPSVRARIWRRRRSTSWRRRTTEVGDARTAASKLGPTIPVRSVIAVPAKARHGCRGHQGEVPADKDQGRGPRQPKIPL